The genomic window GACCATCTCGGCGAACGCCCGCGACAGGAACAGCACCCGGTCCGCGCCGGTCCCGGTCGCCTCGCCGGCCGCCTCGGCCAGGAAGATCCGGCCGATCGCCCAGAACACCTCACCGAACAGAGCGTCCCGGCTGCCGGCCGCCCGGTAGAGAGTCGCCCGGCTGATCACCATCTCACTCGCCAGCAGATCCATGTCGATTGTCGAGTGCTTCAGGTAATGCATCGCCGCACTACGCAGCAACACCTCAGAATCGATGACACGCCGAGCCGGCAAAGCGAACACTCTCCCTGTTTCTCCAGGGGATGCTAACCACGCGAATGCCGATCACCAACTGCCGGGAATCACCCTGCGGAACCGTCCGGACACGATTTCGCGCCCGATTCCTGTCCGCCTCGTCAGCGCTGTCCCTCTTGATCGGGGCCGGAACGCGGACCCACGCGCGCCCGAACCGCCGCCGATCTCACCCGTTCGACCTTCCGAGGTCACCGAGTCGGCGCCGAATCGCCGAGCCGCGCCTGGTGGCCGGGTCAAGCGATCTTGATGACTACCTTCCCGAAAGGGCCCTGGTTCAGGCGTTCATAGGCCTCGCGGGCGTCTTCGAGGTCGAAGACGGAGTCGACGACCGGCCGGATTCGATGCTCGCCGACGAACCTGAGCAGGCGTTCGAACGCCCGGACGTGACCGACGGCGATTCCTTGTACGCGGGCTTGCCGCCAGATCACGCTCATCAGGTCGAGCGGCGAGGTCTGGCCGTCGAGGAATCCGACGACGGCGACCATGCCGGAGCCTTTGACGGCCCGGACCGAGTCGGTGAGACCGGTACCACCGACGACGTCGATGACCATGTCGACGCCTTCGCCGCCGGTGAGTTCGAGTGCGGCGGCGGCCCAGTCGGGGGTGGTGCGGTAGTTGATGGTGTCGGTGGCGCCGAGTTCGCGGATGCGTTTGAGTTTGTCGTCGCTGCTGGAGGTGCCGATGACCCGGGCGCCGAGTGCGGTGGCGATCTGGGTGGCGAAGACGGAGACGCCGCCGGTGCCCTGCACGAGCACGGTGTCGCCGATGCCGATGTCGCCGTACTCGCGCATCGCGAACCAGGGGGTGAGTGCGGCGATCGGCAGGGTGGCGGCCCCCTCGTCGGACAGGTGCGCGGGCGTGGACATCGCGGCGGCCTCGGTGAGCACGGCGTATTCGGCGAGGCCGCCGTCGAGCGGCCCGCCGGTCTGGCGGTCGGTGTAGGACTCGCGCCACGGGCCGTCGATCCAGTCGAGGTAGAAGTGCGAGGTCACGCGGTCACCGACGGCGAACTTCGTGACTCCCTCGCCGAGGGCCGCGACGGATCCGGCGAAGTCCGCGACCGGGATGAGTCCCTTGGGCATCTTCTCGGGGGCGTAGATGCCCTCCACCAGGGCTTTGTCCCGGTAGTTCAGCGCGGCGGCCGCGACCTTGACCAGGATCTCGCCAGGCCCGGGCACGGGTACGGGCACGTCGTCGTAGAGGTGCAGATTGTCGAAGCCGAAGTCGTCGAGTTTCCAAGCGCGCATTGGTTGGACCGGTCCCGTTCGCAGGTGTGGCGGTGGCGTTCGGCGAGTGCCGACAGCCGCCACCGTACGACCTAATCTCGATTATGGTCAAACTTCAGCTCCATCAAACTTGATGTAGGTCGCTGATTCGACCGGCGTCGTACTATGGGAGATCCGTACTGTGATCCCTCCGAGGAGACGCCTGTGCCCCGCCCCCGCGCCACCCCCCGGATCATCGAGCACCCTGACGTCTCGCAGGTCTCCCTGCAGCAGGTCCTGGAGGCTTTGGTCGATCCCGTGCGGCGCGGCGTGGTCTCTCAACTGGCACGGGCGGGCCAGGAGTTGAGCTGCGGCACGTTCGACGCGCCGGTATCGGTCTCGACGTTGACGCACCACTTCAACGTGCTGCGTGAGGCAGCGGTGATCCGCCAGTACTACGTGGGCACGACGAAGATGAACGCCCTGCGCCTGGAGGAGATGGAGAGCCGTTTCCCCGGCCTGCTCCCGGCGGTCCTGGCAGGCTGCGTTTCATAGCAGGTGAGGCGCTTGTGCGCGGCGGTCTCACACTTTCACCGGGTGGTCGTCGGGCCTGGTTGACGTTCCCGGTCTACCGAGGTGAGAAGGCGGGCAACGATGGTGCGAGCAGTGGCGATTCAGCGGTTCGGGAACCCGGACGGGATGGCGCTGGTGGAGATCGCGGCCCCGGAACCCGAGGCGGGGCAGGTGGTCATCGCGATCGAGGCGATCGGGGTCGGTGGGGACTTCGTCGAGCTTTCCGGCGGAGTCAGTTCCGTGGACGCGGTGGCTCTCGGTGGCCCGGTGCCGGTCGCGCACTTCGCCCTCCAGCACGCGCACTTCAAGACCGGAGACACCGTTCTGGTACGTGGGGCGGCGGGCAGCATCGGCATCGCGGCCGTGGAGATCGCCGCCCGCGGTGGAGCCGGAGCCGTCGCGGTGACGACGTTGTCAGCGCAATGGGGCGAGCGGCTTCGGGCCCTGGGGGCGACGGAGGTTCTGGATCGTTCCGGGAAGGGCGATGCGGCGTACGACCTCATCATCGACATCGTCGGCGGCCCTGACCTGCCGGACTTCATCGACCGGCTCGCCCCGAACGGGCGCCTGATGGACGGGATCGTCCTGACTCCCTGATCGGGGTCAGTAGCGGTCCAGCCAGAGGACGTCAGTAGCGGTCCAGCCAGAGGACGACACCTGTCACGTCGTGCAGGACAGCCGCCGCGCCCGCCCGGATCGCGGCCGCGCACCGGGCCTCGGTGAACGTCGCCGGGTCGAAGGCCGAAGCCGCGCCGAGGCCCGCGCCGCGGAACGAGGCGCCGGTCCAGTCGACCGCTGTCACGTTGGCGGTCGGTTCGGCGATCTCCGCGCCCACGATCAGGAACTGCTGGTCGAGGTGGCTGGGGCTGACCAGGGCGAGCGGATCGATCAGGCCGTTGCCGGCGCTGACGATCAGATCCGGTCGCAGCGCCATGGCCTCGACGATCGCGTCGACGGGTTTCGTGGCGTCCGCGGTGACCGTCCGTAGCGACACGTCCTCCGCGGATGCCCAGTCGTGGACCGCTGTCACCAGTGCTTCCGCCGGGGCATCGGTGCCGATGGTCAGCAGGACCACCCGGTAGCCGGCGGGCGGGCGCACCGACGACCACGAACCCGGGCTCGGCGTGATGATCGCTTCCGGGGTGGGCGGCGCCGACGGGTCGGTGAAGCCCGTTCCGAGCGCGCCCAGCGGAGCCGGAGCGGGCCGTGATCGGGACCAGTCGTCGTGGTCGGCACAGGCGGAGACGAGGACGGCGGTCGCGGTGAACAAGACGACGGCCCGGAGAAGGCGGCGCACGGTGATCGTCCTCTGTCGGGGGAACGGAGCTTTGCCGGGGGAACGGAGCGACCCCTTTCCTACACCGGATCCCGCGCTGGTCCACGGGTTGCGCGGAGTTGTCGTCAGCGGTTCGCCCGGCATCTTGATCTTGTTAACCCGCGGGGTGCAGCGTGCCATCGCATGTCATCGCTCCACCGTCTCCTGGTTCCACTCGCTGCCGCCGTCCTGATCGGAATCGGCGCCGGCCCGGCCGCCGCACACGGATTCATCTCGACCGTCTACGCCGATGTCACCGCCGCCGGACAGGGTCACGTCCGGACCGTGCTGGAGCTGGAGTACGACCTGTTCGTCGTGTCGGCCGCCGACTCCGGTGGGAACGACGGCCTGTTCCAGGACGGCACCGCGGCGTTCGAAGCCGGTGACCCGCAAGCGCAGGCCGCCGCGCTGGACACCCACGCCACGACCGCGGTCGGCTACGTGACCAGCCGTTTCACGGTCGCTGCGGGTGGCCGGGCCTGCGTGCCGGTTCCGGTCGAGGGCTTCCGGATGGGTACGCGGGAGAACGTTCCGTACACCACCCTGGTCCTCGACTGGACGTGCCAGGCGGCAAGCGACTACGAACTGCGCAGCGTGCTGTTCCCCGCGTCCGAAGAGTTCGTCCGGGACACCAAGACGATCGTCACCTACGCGATCGGCGGCCGGACCGGAAGTGCCGCCCTGGACGCGGGCACGCCCGGGTTCTCCACCGCGCAGCCCTGGTACCAGCGGTTCGCCGAGTTCTTCGTACTCGGCGCCGAGCATCTGCTGTTCGGACTGGACCACGTGCTCTTCCTGCTGGCGCTGATCGCCGGATCCCGTCGCCTGCGGGAGATCGTGCTGGCAGCGTCGGCGTTCACCGCGGCCCACTCGGTGACGTTCATCCTGGCCGCTCTGGGCCTGGTCACGGTGCCGGCCAGCATCGTCGAACCGATCATCGCCCTGTCGATCGCGGTGGTAGCGGGCTGGGACCTGTGGCAGTTGCGGCGAGAAACCCCGGCCACGGGCCGGCTCGCGGTGGTGTTCCTCTTCGGTCTCGTGCACGGAGTCGGGTT from Actinoplanes derwentensis includes these protein-coding regions:
- a CDS encoding zinc-dependent alcohol dehydrogenase family protein; the encoded protein is MRAWKLDDFGFDNLHLYDDVPVPVPGPGEILVKVAAAALNYRDKALVEGIYAPEKMPKGLIPVADFAGSVAALGEGVTKFAVGDRVTSHFYLDWIDGPWRESYTDRQTGGPLDGGLAEYAVLTEAAAMSTPAHLSDEGAATLPIAALTPWFAMREYGDIGIGDTVLVQGTGGVSVFATQIATALGARVIGTSSSDDKLKRIRELGATDTINYRTTPDWAAAALELTGGEGVDMVIDVVGGTGLTDSVRAVKGSGMVAVVGFLDGQTSPLDLMSVIWRQARVQGIAVGHVRAFERLLRFVGEHRIRPVVDSVFDLEDAREAYERLNQGPFGKVVIKIA
- a CDS encoding ArsR/SmtB family transcription factor, with amino-acid sequence MPRPRATPRIIEHPDVSQVSLQQVLEALVDPVRRGVVSQLARAGQELSCGTFDAPVSVSTLTHHFNVLREAAVIRQYYVGTTKMNALRLEEMESRFPGLLPAVLAGCVS
- a CDS encoding MDR/zinc-dependent alcohol dehydrogenase-like family protein encodes the protein MAIQRFGNPDGMALVEIAAPEPEAGQVVIAIEAIGVGGDFVELSGGVSSVDAVALGGPVPVAHFALQHAHFKTGDTVLVRGAAGSIGIAAVEIAARGGAGAVAVTTLSAQWGERLRALGATEVLDRSGKGDAAYDLIIDIVGGPDLPDFIDRLAPNGRLMDGIVLTP
- a CDS encoding type 1 periplasmic-binding domain-containing protein, with product MRRLLRAVVLFTATAVLVSACADHDDWSRSRPAPAPLGALGTGFTDPSAPPTPEAIITPSPGSWSSVRPPAGYRVVLLTIGTDAPAEALVTAVHDWASAEDVSLRTVTADATKPVDAIVEAMALRPDLIVSAGNGLIDPLALVSPSHLDQQFLIVGAEIAEPTANVTAVDWTGASFRGAGLGAASAFDPATFTEARCAAAIRAGAAAVLHDVTGVVLWLDRY
- a CDS encoding HupE/UreJ family protein is translated as MSSLHRLLVPLAAAVLIGIGAGPAAAHGFISTVYADVTAAGQGHVRTVLELEYDLFVVSAADSGGNDGLFQDGTAAFEAGDPQAQAAALDTHATTAVGYVTSRFTVAAGGRACVPVPVEGFRMGTRENVPYTTLVLDWTCQAASDYELRSVLFPASEEFVRDTKTIVTYAIGGRTGSAALDAGTPGFSTAQPWYQRFAEFFVLGAEHLLFGLDHVLFLLALIAGSRRLREIVLAASAFTAAHSVTFILAALGLVTVPASIVEPIIALSIAVVAGWDLWQLRRETPATGRLAVVFLFGLVHGVGFAGALGIDEPFSWTLLWSLLVFNVGIETVQLALIAVTFPLLTLLRRRSPRTARWVSGVIAAGVSTMGLIWFVQRLTGS